From the genome of Oryza glaberrima chromosome 1, OglaRS2, whole genome shotgun sequence:
taagtAGTGCTAATATGTGAGCCACCagttattataaaaaaatatttccacaGTGTTTCTTTTCCCATGGCCTCTGACTATGACATTATTTGAACAAGTTTTACACTGAGACACTTTCTAGTAGATTTTGGACAGATGAGacacttttatattttagacgGATGAGACACTTTCTAATAGATTTTAGACGGATAGGACATTTCAGTACTAGAAAGTGTCATATTTGTTTAAAATCTATTATTTTAGAACAGTGGAATTACTAAGCCAGGTttaaagtaagaaaaaaagataaaggcGGAGATACTCGAGTATCTTCCCTTTCCTTGCGTGTAAAAGAAAGTCTCCCGTCTCTTCTCTCCCGCTCCTTGCGCCATCTCGCGGCTGAACCGGGGAGGGGCGCCGATCTCTATCCGACGAGCAGaccaagggaggggaggggaggggaggggatcctggtgagcatctgcatcctctttctgattcatctctctcacCGGGAGTACTTTTGTGTAATTTGcttgcgttaaccctagcttatcttctagatctggaagaagctctcctcttaatttcagagccttaaccttAATTCAAATAACAGTTTGTTGTTTGTTCCAccaaaagtttgggggttcaactgaacccccatgtcccaagttggatccgcccctgggtGTAGGTGTAATATTGCGATAGAGATCTCATGATTGATTGCTTTCTCGTTCTCGTACTTACTGCTTCTTAGTTTCTTGATGTGATCAAATAGCTGCCAGTCCTTTCCATGTAAATAACTGCAGATTTCTTGTTTATTACACGTTTTGAACTAATTGTAGGCTTCACATTGTCGAATTTTAAGGAGTTAATTTGACCTTGGGTGGAACTGAGTTTAATATACAAAATTATTCTTTCCGATTCAAGTTTTGCTTATATTGTACTCCATCCCTCGATGATGCTAGGGTTCACCCAAGTATTTGAAGACCCAAGCGTTTGGTGATTGGCAAAGATGGGTTGGGGGATATCCCGGTTGATTGGACTGAAAGCAGCTGTGTTCCTCTCTGTGGCTTATTTCTTCCATAGATTGGACATGACACTGCTTTCTTTTCCCCTCATATATGCCTCTGTGATTGCGTTGCTTGTTTCTATTGCTTCACATCCATCAATTGACCTTCCTTTGCTCCTTGGCAAGGGGTCGAATGGAAGCTTTCCTGTGTGGTCATGGATCATGTTCTCACCATTTCTTCTTTTCATCCATCTGTTTGTTCTGTTACGAAGATTTGTGAAAAATGAGCCCTTGTACACTGAGATTGCTGATGGAGTGTATGTTGGAGGGTGGCCCTCTTCAGTTGAGCGCCTGCCCCCTGGTGAACCTGCAGTCATAGACTGTACGTGCGAGCTCCCAAGAAGCTCTACTATATCCGAGAATTCATATTTGTGTGTTGCCACCTGGGATACAAGGGCTCCTCAACCATCGCAGATTGAGTCTGCCGTGAGATGGGCACTGAGAAAGCGTTCGCAGAACAAAGCTGTATATGTCCACTGTGCCTATGGTGAGCTTTCTATTCTCTGAGATTTTGCTTAGCTCTTATGTGGTAACAATAGTGTGTTTCCATACatgtctttttttcttcaaaatagtAATATTAACGATCATGTTTATGCATTTCTAGAACCACTTTTACCGTCTCAACTTGATGAAGATTTTTGTATTTTCACACAATAACTACATCGTATCATTTTGATTGTTTAGTCACAAACATAAGTGCTTTGATGTTTTGATTATGCATGCTTTTCAATTATCACGTCATGcagttattttagcatttctgATTTATATCACATACAAATCGACATGAAGTTAAGTTCCCTCGCATAGACTAAGGCAAAATTTATGGCATAAAACAATATCCATTATGATTGCCATGATATTCATGTATGCTCATATGTGCAATTCAGATTTCAGCGTTAACATATAAATGACGGGAAATGTAATGATGGTATCATACTTTATATAACACCAAGTTTCATGTAACAACAGGTGTTGTAAGTGTAGGCCACAGAATCACACCATTCATCACTGACCTTTTGTTATTTATTAACAGGCCATGGAAGAAGCGTCTGCGTGATGTGTGCACTTCTTGTTGCATTGGGATTAGCTGAGGATTGGAAAGCTGCTGAGCAAATGATTCGTGAGAAGCGACCTTCTATTAGCATGAATTCTCTTCATCGTAAAAGTTTAGAGGAATGGGCAAAACACTTGCTCACTCCCTCAAAAAGAAGTGGGGAATCAGATGTGAGTTATGCGATTCTTTCGGATCATACCCGAAAAAGGCATTGATCTCGCAAGAAAACTAACTTGCTCAGTGGCTGTGATAATTGAGATGAAGTTTAAATGCTCTGGCATTATCTACTGTTATCCTAGTCATGTCCAAGGCATTTCATTCTCTAAGTTAATTGTTTGGGAGTATGTTGTAAAACTTCTACTACTGTGGCTTACAACGCCAGCTCTTTTAGGCGCTCTGTTGGCTGCGTTTGTTGCCCTGACTTGGGATTAGGGTTCACAGATGGAATTTCGCGAAAACCAATCGGATTTCTTGAAACTGCTAGGTCTCGGTTTATGAAAACCGGACCAGTTTTGTACCGCATTGACCGAAAGTCATTGGTTTTTACCGGTTTTTGGTCGGATTTCGGTAAACCGGTGAGGAGCGGTTTTTACTTCGAAATCAAAAAGTAAAACCCTTGTTGGGAACCTTTCCTTCCCCTTTGGCACAAAAAATAGAGCAACTCATTAGCGCTTGAGCAATTAAGTATTAGCTCAaactaacttaaaaaatggatttaatatgatttttaaaacaactttgctATAGAAgagttttgcaaaaaaaaaaaaaaacaccatttagcaatttgaaaaacgtgtgtGTGGAAAATTGAGAGGTATAAGTTGGGAAAGCTCGTtgccgaacgcagcctaagaaCAAGTTTTATAATAGAGCCAACTTTAAGTTTATAGCTTATATTAGAGTTAACATGTATAGTGATGAGCTATAAGGTTATCTCTctatttttctcctctctctatctctctcatgcatatgcatttaatgtatttatcttgAAGTATCTGAATAGCTATCTCTTGCATAATAAGAGCCAATCTTTTTCATTTTCCAAATTCTCTTTCCTCCACATAAGTTTATTTGCCTTATagtgtactattaaacttgctctaatgatCTTCCCTGTCATTGAATGCTTGCCAGAGACGTGGTATTGTCGGATCTCTCTTTCTGAAAAAGAGGGGCCTCTGCTAGCCTGCTAGATTCTCATTTATAGCGAAATGTGGtatgtttttcatttttggtAGTTTGCATCTATCTCTCTGTTAGGTTCTTTTCATCTGGCCTGAAATAAATGCTGAACTATTCACCACTTTGCTGTACCCCTGTATTCTGTGGACATTTCATACTTGGctcatgaaaattttcatgtttgtatCTCATGTTTTGTGTGTAATGATCGTGGCTAAGCTGTAGTGTACTCATCCCATCATGCTATCTATCTTGTGTGGAGTATGCTCTTCTGGCCTTTTCATAATTTTTGCCATTTTTCTGCCCTTGTCTCAAGCACCAGTTTGCCAGTTGATGGATCAAAATCAAGAGCTGCACTATTGGAACAATCTACATCCTACGGAAAGTCGCATGCCTGGCAAGAAATATCTCAAATGGTCTTGGTAGATGTCACATGACAAAAGGGTTGCTTTTCACCTTTCTAGTTTGATCTTCTTATCAGTTGAATTCACTGATCTGCCCTTTCTTCCATTTATTTGGTCTTTGAAAAAAGGGACTTCCATCTATTTGTTTCTTGTTTTACTAATAAGCATTGTGACATTCCTTGTGACTTGCGTTGTTTTTCTGTGTCCTGTTTTTTACATGTATTTCAGATGTACCTCTTAGTGACAACTATTTTGTCTGTCAATTGATGGTATTAGATTTGTCCTCCGTgatttcagagttcagacagtTATCATCTCTCTTCCATCAGTGCCATTAGTGCCAGGTT
Proteins encoded in this window:
- the LOC127772908 gene encoding uncharacterized protein LOC127772908, with protein sequence MGWGISRLIGLKAAVFLSVAYFFHRLDMTLLSFPLIYASVIALLVSIASHPSIDLPLLLGKGSNGSFPVWSWIMFSPFLLFIHLFVLLRRFVKNEPLYTEIADGVYVGGWPSSVERLPPGEPAVIDCTCELPRSSTISENSYLCVATWDTRAPQPSQIESAVRWALRKRSQNKAVYVHCAYGHGRSVCVMCALLVALGLAEDWKAAEQMIREKRPSISMNSLHRKSLEEWAKHLLTPSKRSGESDVSYAILSDHTRKRH